One Glycine soja cultivar W05 chromosome 7, ASM419377v2, whole genome shotgun sequence genomic window, GCACAAAAAATTCATTAGCAAACAAATTGGCACAGAAATTAGGACTGACTTAAACCCATACCAGGTTATTCTCCTAACATACTATTAAATTGTGTATATTTATTTGGCCATGTTTAACTGAACTTTATGCAATTAATTTACTGCTGCTAGATAAAGTTGTTGCCATGTGTTGGACAACATGCGTCTAAGAGgactaatacaaattattttgcaAGGAAAACTGGTAGAGGCATATAGATCCATAATGATGTGCTTAATAAAAAGGACAAATGGCTCCAGACTCCAACCATGATTGTAATTTATGTGcacataaaaaaaagattaaaaatggtATTACGAGTACAATTCTACATCATTtgtaggaaaaagaaaagaataagactTAAAGGGTCCGTGTACACTATATGAACTTCATTATTAGCATGGCcatgatattaaaataaaataaatttaaaagggtGTGTGACACAATTCACCGCTTGTGTCCCGCTAAAGCTTGAATCTGATTCATGCTCCTTGCCGCGAAGTAACATTTACAAATTACAAGCATGCAATTAATTGTAaacaaatttcagaaaaatatgccaaatgagaatgaaaaaaaaaatgtaaaagaaaaaagaaacacaagaaccacaacatatataatatcaaacgTGTGCATGTCTAAAAGCTTCTGATCATCCAACGGTCCATTTCCAGACCTTAAACCTCACATCCACCTGGCACGCCGTATTCTCAGCCGACGCCGTCGCCGGTTTCTCATCGTCGGGGAGAGATACGGCGACGCCGTCGCACAGAACCTTGATCCCGACTCGAGGCGTCTGGAACACGCCCATCTGGGCCTCCACCTTGGTCTCCAGCTCCACCTTCAGCGCCACCAGCTGACTCTTCCTCTTCATGCTCCTCTTCAGCTCCATCGCGGCGTCACTATCCACCACTTCCTCAGTGCTAGTAACATAAGCCTGGAGCACGGTGGTGTTCCTTTGGCGGTGGAGGAAGGAGGGGATGGTGGTGCTGGCGACGGCGGTGTCGCCGTAGAGAAGGGATACGGAGGTAGGGTCGTAGGAGAAGATGATTTTGTCGTTAGGGTTAGTTGTTGAGAGAGTGAGGTCAAACTTGGCGCTGATGGTGGAGGGAGTGGTGAGGTTGAAGGAAGAGAGTTTTAGGGAGGTGACGGAGAATGTGGGTCGTTGGGGACGGTAGAGAAAGTAGAGGACGGTGCCGGCGGCACCgacgaggaggaggaggaagaggaggatcAGGAGGAGCCAGCAGCAGAGGGTGGAGGCACATCCGCGACTACGGCGGCGGCGGTGGTGCTGCGGTTGGGGGCGGTAGGTGGGGCGGTTGGCGCCGGAAAGCTGGGATTTCGTAGCGGGGAATGTCGGCTTGGGGCCGGCGTTGGCGGTGGTTTTGGCCGAAGGGTGAACCCT contains:
- the LOC114417935 gene encoding NDR1/HIN1-like protein 13 produces the protein MTDRVHPSAKTTANAGPKPTFPATKSQLSGANRPTYRPQPQHHRRRRSRGCASTLCCWLLLILLFLLLLVGAAGTVLYFLYRPQRPTFSVTSLKLSSFNLTTPSTISAKFDLTLSTTNPNDKIIFSYDPTSVSLLYGDTAVASTTIPSFLHRQRNTTVLQAYVTSTEEVVDSDAAMELKRSMKRKSQLVALKVELETKVEAQMGVFQTPRVGIKVLCDGVAVSLPDDEKPATASAENTACQVDVRFKVWKWTVG